The following are encoded together in the Candidatus Bandiella woodruffii genome:
- the trmB gene encoding hypothetical protein: MNHTFEYIPYISRRNGHIKSEENLALLDKYSCSSSIAYRRVGFALFNLEIGFGSGEFILQEAIKNPGAFYYGCEVYNPGIVKLVRNLESKNIDNVCVYKGDAREFLLGAPDMFFENIYVLFPDPWPKKKHHKRRLINANFLQFIAKKFRSGLHIATDHDGYAKSILHEVSQCDSYVIERLEMTRDKIFGTKFETKAMSRDSSILSLILKHRS; this comes from the coding sequence ATGAATCACACTTTCGAGTATATACCGTATATTTCGAGAAGAAACGGCCATATAAAAAGCGAAGAGAATTTAGCTTTGTTGGATAAATACTCATGTAGCTCGTCTATTGCCTATCGAAGGGTGGGGTTCGCCCTTTTTAATTTAGAGATAGGTTTTGGTTCGGGTGAGTTCATATTGCAGGAAGCAATAAAGAATCCAGGGGCTTTTTACTATGGTTGCGAAGTATACAACCCTGGCATTGTTAAATTGGTGCGGAATCTGGAAAGCAAAAACATTGATAATGTTTGTGTTTACAAAGGTGATGCAAGAGAGTTTTTGCTTGGCGCTCCAGACATGTTTTTTGAGAATATCTATGTATTATTTCCTGATCCATGGCCTAAAAAAAAGCACCATAAAAGGCGATTGATAAATGCAAATTTCCTGCAATTTATTGCAAAAAAATTTCGTTCTGGTTTGCATATCGCGACTGACCATGATGGGTATGCTAAAAGTATATTGCATGAAGTTAGTCAATGTGACAGCTATGTAATAGAAAGATTAGAGATGACTAGAGACAAGATTTTTGGTACAAAATTTGAAACAAAGGCGATGTCGAGAGATAGTAGTATCTTGAGTCTTATTCTAAAGCATAGATCATGA
- a CDS encoding ABC transporter ATP-binding protein, whose protein sequence is MNDQLRNKYDSSWYLSKRLFIDYIRPLLKRLLLAVLCMVVIACTTAASAWLIQPVLDDIFVNKKSIMLYLIPPAILINTMINGVASFYESTIMKRVGQQIVANIQIELYRHLIYADLKFLTQYPSGNLISRFTNDINVLKTTSSEIFTGIIKEFFTLIGLIGIMFYQSFSLAFVILVIFPLAFYPISKLGQRMRKISKNMQEKLGDFTVRLDETFQNIRLIKSYCRENYEISRAKAILDKFLSIYKRAAYVESASSPLMEILGGVAIAAVVFYGGRQVINNETTTGAFFSFITALLLAYKPLKAISKLSTLMQEGLAASKRLFLMLDVEAEVRLNSNQRVSEIRQFDIEFHKVFFSYKADQPTLTGVNLHIKQGQTVALVGGSGVGKTTVLNLLLRLYDSDSGIITIGGANIKDIKLDVLRQNIAFVSQEINLFDDSIMENIRYGNLDASDEEILDASMAAAAYDFIMELPKQYHTQIGQNGVKLSGGEKQRLAIARAVLKNAPILLLDEATSALDSISEKKVQMALDYLKRGKTTIVIAHRLSTIETADVIFVLSDGKVSEYGNHQELLLKSGEYAKLYEQYKTDRTLLEV, encoded by the coding sequence GTGAACGATCAATTGAGAAATAAATACGATAGTAGTTGGTACTTATCTAAAAGATTATTTATCGATTATATCAGGCCGCTACTAAAAAGGTTGTTGCTAGCTGTGCTTTGCATGGTAGTGATTGCATGCACTACTGCAGCTAGCGCTTGGCTTATACAGCCGGTACTGGATGATATCTTTGTAAATAAAAAGAGTATCATGCTTTATTTGATACCACCTGCAATATTGATCAATACCATGATCAATGGAGTGGCATCGTTTTATGAATCAACCATAATGAAGCGCGTTGGGCAGCAGATTGTGGCTAATATTCAAATAGAATTGTATCGCCATTTAATCTATGCGGACTTAAAATTTTTGACCCAATATCCTTCCGGCAACCTAATTTCAAGGTTCACCAATGACATTAATGTACTCAAAACAACATCCTCTGAAATATTTACCGGTATAATAAAAGAGTTCTTTACTTTAATTGGGCTGATTGGCATCATGTTTTATCAAAGCTTTAGTTTGGCGTTTGTAATTCTTGTCATTTTTCCTTTAGCTTTTTACCCTATATCTAAATTGGGGCAAAGAATGAGGAAGATTTCTAAAAACATGCAAGAGAAGCTTGGGGACTTTACAGTCAGATTGGATGAAACCTTCCAGAATATACGCCTTATAAAATCCTACTGTCGAGAAAATTATGAAATTAGTAGGGCAAAAGCCATCCTTGATAAATTCTTATCTATCTATAAAAGAGCGGCGTACGTTGAGTCAGCATCTTCTCCTCTTATGGAAATATTAGGTGGCGTCGCAATTGCAGCAGTAGTTTTTTATGGGGGAAGACAGGTTATTAACAACGAAACAACAACAGGCGCATTTTTTTCTTTCATTACTGCGTTACTATTAGCATACAAACCCCTCAAAGCAATTTCTAAACTCAGCACGTTGATGCAAGAAGGTCTTGCTGCTTCAAAAAGATTGTTTCTAATGCTGGACGTGGAAGCTGAAGTAAGGCTAAATAGTAATCAAAGAGTTAGTGAGATACGTCAATTTGACATTGAGTTCCATAAAGTATTTTTCTCTTATAAAGCAGATCAACCAACTTTAACGGGGGTCAATTTACATATAAAGCAAGGGCAGACTGTGGCTTTGGTTGGGGGATCTGGTGTTGGCAAAACTACCGTACTTAACCTGTTGTTAAGACTATATGACTCAGATTCTGGCATAATCACAATTGGTGGCGCGAATATCAAAGATATAAAATTAGACGTTTTAAGACAAAACATAGCTTTTGTAAGCCAGGAGATAAATTTGTTTGATGACAGCATAATGGAAAATATCAGGTATGGAAATCTTGATGCTTCAGACGAGGAAATCTTAGATGCTTCTATGGCAGCTGCAGCCTATGATTTTATTATGGAGTTACCAAAACAATACCACACCCAAATAGGTCAAAACGGAGTAAAGTTATCTGGGGGAGAAAAACAGAGGCTCGCTATAGCCAGGGCCGTTTTAAAAAACGCACCAATATTGTTGCTAGATGAAGCAACAAGTGCCCTAGACTCTATTTCAGAAAAAAAAGTGCAAATGGCTTTAGATTATTTAAAAAGGGGAAAAACCACTATTGTTATAGCACATAGGCTGTCCACAATAGAAACTGCAGATGTAATTTTCGTTTTATCAGATGGAAAAGTAAGTGAATATGGAAATCATCAGGAGCTGCTCTTAAAATCTGGAGAATACGCCAAACTATACGAACAATACAAAACAGACAGAACTCTCCTAGAAGTTTAA
- a CDS encoding Rne/Rng family ribonuclease, translating into MSKKILIDAFYPEETKFILLDSDGKLEEFDYQNSYKKSIKGNIYLGKVSRIEPSLQAAFVEYGNEKKGFLPLEMIHPKYYQIPVADKEQLIEKIKEFRNIEESGEAGGTEAPSKNNGDVYKNKELYNSYKIQEVIKKDQILLVQVEKEERGTKGAFMTTYISLSGRYCVFSPNSIKQGCGISRKLDDQEERERLRDLADGLLANHQNASVILRTACAYRTKAEIQRDFEYLTATWEKVKNSAISSYAPALIYEEGDLIINGIKDFYTSEVEKIIVSGHEAYEQVHEFLKVFIPKNIEKLEEHTSSSPILHEYNIESQLQELYSNKVKLKSGGYLVINTTEALIAIDVNSGTYTDEYSIENTALNINLEAAAEIIKQVKFRGLSGLIVIDFIDMMNLQNKKLVEKALKKAFWQDRVKVQLGKISEFGLLEMSRQRIGRSFVESNSINCPTCSGKGKVALKSSIALLLIGKLKFLLSKKQIKHANIFASTDVVVYLMNDHKRELLSLETLHDAKINLYIDDLLAPEEYKITFGKFKHAEIKNRRYKMPVTTSSDHEEEEAKIVEKEEMFKPSEIVEKPGGQQTKSFKTNKIVRKYRGHNTSNKTFDRKPNAKDGANHQQHKTKSTSASPSILKKFWTKIID; encoded by the coding sequence ATGTCGAAAAAAATACTTATAGATGCTTTCTATCCGGAAGAAACCAAATTTATACTTTTGGATAGCGATGGCAAGTTAGAGGAATTCGATTACCAGAATTCTTATAAAAAATCAATAAAAGGTAATATCTATTTAGGTAAAGTAAGTAGAATAGAACCTTCTTTACAAGCTGCATTTGTGGAATATGGCAATGAGAAAAAAGGGTTTTTACCACTAGAGATGATACATCCCAAATATTACCAAATTCCTGTTGCAGATAAAGAACAATTAATAGAAAAAATAAAAGAATTTAGAAATATAGAAGAATCAGGTGAGGCTGGTGGTACAGAGGCTCCCTCTAAAAATAACGGGGATGTATATAAAAATAAGGAATTGTACAACAGCTATAAAATACAAGAGGTTATAAAAAAAGACCAGATTTTATTAGTGCAGGTGGAAAAAGAAGAGAGAGGGACTAAAGGGGCATTCATGACTACTTATATCTCTTTATCTGGCAGGTATTGTGTTTTTTCACCTAATTCTATAAAACAAGGGTGTGGTATATCAAGAAAGTTGGACGACCAAGAAGAAAGGGAAAGGCTTAGAGATTTAGCAGATGGGCTGCTTGCAAATCACCAAAATGCAAGTGTAATATTAAGAACAGCCTGTGCTTATAGGACAAAAGCTGAAATTCAAAGAGATTTTGAGTATCTAACTGCAACATGGGAGAAGGTAAAGAATTCTGCCATATCTTCGTATGCACCTGCATTGATTTACGAAGAAGGAGACTTAATTATAAACGGCATAAAGGATTTTTACACCAGTGAGGTAGAAAAGATCATAGTGTCTGGCCATGAAGCTTATGAGCAAGTGCATGAGTTTTTAAAAGTTTTTATTCCGAAAAATATAGAGAAATTGGAGGAGCACACCAGCTCAAGCCCAATACTACACGAGTATAATATAGAAAGCCAACTACAAGAACTCTATTCAAACAAAGTGAAGTTGAAATCTGGTGGATACTTGGTGATCAACACAACAGAAGCGCTCATCGCCATAGACGTTAACTCTGGCACCTATACAGATGAATATAGCATAGAGAATACTGCTCTTAATATCAACTTAGAAGCTGCCGCTGAAATCATAAAACAAGTGAAATTCCGCGGATTGTCAGGACTTATAGTCATAGACTTCATAGACATGATGAACCTGCAAAATAAAAAATTGGTGGAAAAGGCTTTAAAAAAGGCCTTTTGGCAAGATAGAGTGAAAGTTCAGCTGGGTAAAATAAGCGAGTTTGGGTTGTTGGAAATGTCCAGACAGAGAATTGGTAGAAGCTTTGTTGAGTCAAACTCCATAAACTGCCCTACATGCTCTGGCAAGGGCAAGGTAGCACTCAAAAGTTCAATAGCCTTGTTGTTAATAGGGAAATTGAAATTTTTACTTTCTAAGAAACAAATTAAGCACGCCAACATCTTCGCTTCTACAGATGTCGTAGTATACTTGATGAACGACCATAAAAGAGAGCTGCTTTCCCTAGAAACGTTGCATGACGCAAAAATCAATTTGTATATAGATGACTTACTTGCTCCAGAAGAATACAAAATTACTTTCGGGAAATTTAAGCATGCTGAAATAAAGAATAGGCGTTATAAAATGCCAGTTACCACTTCTTCAGATCATGAGGAAGAAGAAGCAAAAATAGTAGAGAAAGAGGAAATGTTTAAACCTTCTGAAATAGTTGAAAAACCAGGAGGACAGCAAACCAAATCGTTCAAAACAAATAAGATTGTGAGGAAATATAGAGGGCATAACACGTCTAATAAAACGTTTGACAGGAAGCCAAATGCAAAAGATGGGGCGAACCATCAGCAGCACAAGACTAAGTCTACATCTGCCTCCCCGTCTATATTGAAAAAATTTTGGACAAAAATAATAGACTAA
- the mnmE gene encoding tRNA uridine-5-carboxymethylaminomethyl(34) synthesis GTPase MnmE: MSKILSQNDTIYALSTCYGKAGVAIVRISGPEALRVLHDMQFAKRIVPRMATLGKLYDCLSSELVDEAIVIYFPKTSSYTGEDVVELQIHGGIAVINKIISILSSLNYLRLARNGEFTRIALENDKISLAKAESLIELINSETEHQRKVAIRHYNGDLEEMYIRWRKLIVGLLSIAEAYIDFPDDMLTLGELNKLDQDIESLLAELQSNIAFFDKANALMSGITISIIGATNVGKSTLMNILSKSDTSIVSNVEGTTRDVVKTKIELCGLPIIIQDTAGFRETDDVVEIMGIDKSKKAMRDADIVVVMLDVSNLTDLSIFLQVEKFKKTETYVLVVLNKIDKVDNSDHSELQLIKYLDSINFRYNNVLATSLKLEQDQSEVINLIESVAKEFVQFGDVNMITNIRHQNTLQDCSYHLKNSLSKEALELKTEELRYAAKEIGGLLGDITMEEVLDEVFSSFCIGK; this comes from the coding sequence ATGAGCAAAATCTTATCCCAAAATGATACAATTTATGCCTTATCTACTTGTTACGGAAAGGCTGGGGTAGCTATTGTCAGAATCTCTGGCCCCGAGGCTTTGCGAGTTCTGCATGACATGCAATTTGCAAAGCGAATAGTGCCTAGAATGGCTACTTTGGGCAAATTATATGACTGCTTAAGCTCAGAACTTGTTGACGAAGCAATTGTTATATACTTCCCTAAAACCAGCAGCTATACAGGCGAAGACGTGGTGGAACTTCAAATTCACGGTGGTATTGCTGTAATTAACAAGATCATCTCGATTCTTAGTTCGCTAAACTACTTGCGTCTGGCTCGTAATGGCGAATTCACTAGAATAGCTTTGGAAAATGATAAGATTTCTTTGGCGAAAGCGGAGTCGTTAATTGAGCTTATAAATTCGGAAACCGAACATCAAAGGAAGGTTGCGATCAGGCACTATAATGGAGACCTAGAAGAAATGTACATTCGTTGGAGAAAGCTAATTGTCGGACTGTTGTCTATAGCCGAGGCTTATATCGACTTCCCGGATGACATGCTGACTTTGGGGGAGTTGAATAAGCTTGACCAAGATATCGAATCTTTGCTGGCTGAATTGCAAAGTAATATAGCATTTTTTGATAAAGCAAATGCGTTAATGAGCGGTATCACCATTTCTATTATAGGTGCTACTAATGTTGGTAAATCAACGTTGATGAATATCTTGTCAAAAAGCGATACATCAATTGTTTCTAACGTAGAAGGAACAACTAGGGATGTTGTTAAAACAAAGATAGAGTTGTGTGGCCTCCCTATAATAATCCAGGATACCGCTGGATTCAGAGAAACGGACGATGTTGTAGAAATAATGGGAATAGATAAAAGTAAAAAAGCAATGAGAGATGCGGATATTGTTGTGGTTATGTTGGATGTTTCGAACTTAACTGATTTGTCTATTTTTTTGCAAGTAGAGAAGTTTAAAAAAACCGAGACATATGTTTTGGTTGTGTTGAATAAGATTGACAAAGTTGATAATTCTGATCACAGTGAATTGCAGTTGATTAAGTATCTTGACTCAATAAACTTTCGGTACAACAACGTACTTGCCACGTCTTTAAAATTGGAGCAAGATCAGTCTGAAGTTATTAATTTGATAGAATCTGTTGCAAAAGAGTTTGTCCAATTTGGAGATGTTAACATGATTACCAATATAAGGCATCAGAATACTTTGCAAGACTGCTCCTATCATTTGAAAAACTCTTTGTCTAAAGAGGCGTTGGAATTAAAGACAGAAGAGCTTAGATATGCAGCTAAAGAGATAGGCGGATTGCTTGGAGATATCACTATGGAAGAAGTTTTAGACGAAGTTTTTAGTAGTTTTTGTATAGGAAAATGA
- the secF gene encoding protein translocase subunit SecF produces MIVLNMKLKFIDFFSYRKWGFFVSTILTVATIIGYYTFGLNLGIDFRGGIVIEVRPNNEVLAQKSKATLLERHNDILFQSSGDNMILRFQNAANDTKAVDAIRAEILAIDEEAQFIKVDYVGPKVSQDLIKKAVLCFFWTLFAVTLYILLRFNWKFSLGAILSLCHDLVVSIGFFVFTRYEFDLTSIAAILTVIGYSVNDSVVIFDRIRENANGKQKYDIDAKTINQSLNETLSRTIMTFLTTFVACVALWLFGGDNLKSFSAVITFGVAFGTYSSIFVSANILPYLNKKYEFKRDS; encoded by the coding sequence ATGATAGTTTTAAATATGAAGTTGAAATTTATAGACTTTTTCTCGTATAGAAAATGGGGATTTTTTGTAAGCACTATTTTGACGGTTGCTACGATCATTGGTTATTACACATTTGGACTCAACTTAGGTATAGATTTTAGAGGAGGGATTGTAATTGAGGTTAGGCCTAACAATGAAGTCCTTGCACAGAAATCTAAAGCAACATTGTTAGAAAGACATAACGACATACTTTTTCAGTCCTCTGGGGACAATATGATCTTGCGGTTTCAAAATGCTGCCAATGATACAAAAGCGGTAGACGCTATAAGGGCTGAGATATTAGCCATTGATGAGGAGGCGCAATTTATTAAAGTTGACTACGTTGGCCCTAAGGTTAGTCAAGACTTGATCAAAAAGGCAGTATTGTGTTTTTTTTGGACGCTATTCGCTGTGACATTATATATATTGCTGAGATTTAATTGGAAATTTAGCTTAGGGGCAATCTTATCATTATGCCATGATTTGGTTGTATCCATAGGCTTTTTTGTGTTTACGAGGTATGAGTTTGATTTGACTTCCATAGCAGCAATTTTAACTGTGATCGGATACTCTGTGAACGATAGCGTTGTAATCTTTGATAGAATAAGAGAAAACGCAAACGGCAAACAAAAATATGACATTGATGCTAAGACAATTAATCAAAGTCTTAACGAGACGTTATCTAGAACCATCATGACTTTTCTAACGACGTTCGTTGCTTGTGTGGCATTATGGTTGTTTGGGGGAGATAATTTGAAAAGTTTCAGCGCGGTTATTACATTTGGTGTTGCATTTGGGACGTATTCGTCTATATTCGTGTCAGCTAACATACTGCCATATCTGAATAAAAAATATGAATTTAAGAGAGATTCTTAG